From Paenibacillus graminis, a single genomic window includes:
- a CDS encoding nitroreductase family protein, which produces MSKTFLEAVKGRRSIYAISKESPISDAEIQEIVEAAVLHSPTSFNSQSSRAVVLLGDKHDKVWDITADTLRKIVPTEQFEGTAQKLSSFKAGYGTVLFFEDQAVVKHLQENFALYAENFPIWSNQSSGILQFVVWTAFAEAGLGASLQHYNPLIDDEVKATFNIPADWKLIAQMPFGKTVTAPGEKEFQPIEERVKVIK; this is translated from the coding sequence ATGTCTAAAACCTTTCTTGAAGCGGTAAAAGGCAGACGTTCTATCTATGCGATCAGCAAAGAATCCCCGATTTCCGATGCAGAGATTCAAGAGATTGTAGAAGCGGCAGTCCTACATAGCCCAACTTCATTCAACTCCCAAAGCTCCAGAGCAGTAGTGTTATTGGGAGATAAGCACGATAAAGTATGGGATATTACAGCAGACACCCTGCGCAAAATTGTACCCACTGAGCAATTCGAAGGCACTGCACAGAAGCTGTCCTCGTTCAAAGCCGGCTATGGCACAGTATTGTTCTTTGAAGACCAGGCAGTGGTGAAACATCTGCAAGAGAACTTTGCCCTATACGCTGAAAACTTCCCGATTTGGTCGAACCAATCCTCCGGTATCCTGCAGTTTGTCGTATGGACTGCTTTTGCTGAAGCAGGTCTGGGTGCCTCGCTGCAGCACTATAACCCGCTCATTGATGATGAAGTGAAAGCAACCTTTAATATTCCGGCCGACTGGAAGCTGATCGCTCAAATGCCTTTCGGTAAAACGGTCACCGCACCAGGCGAAAAGGAATTTCAGCCGATTGAAGAACGCGTAAAAGTAATTAAATAA
- a CDS encoding peptidylprolyl isomerase, whose product MDKKDFNENEHLDNNGAPEENSTSDMNERAPEETVSGPGFEPDTAQKAAEVFEQNDAPDSAANVPVMNKVGDGTPPSSPGSKGGRGWMIASIVLAAALIVVLIVQPFQKDDSKVAVASVNGTDITKAQLYDKLVEAGGEATLQNLITSTLVDQEAKKANITVTDADIQAELEDLKTQFGGEEALNNALQQSSMTLDDLKKQMPMQVKIRKLVEPKVKVTEDEISKYYEENKASFNQEEEVRASHILVKTKAEADAIVKQLAGGADFAALAKEKSADTGSKEKGGDLNFFKKGDMVAEFSNAAFKLKVGETSGPVKTDYGYHVIKVTDRKEAHNYTLAEKKEEITKTLKAKKVSEMSSTWLQELNAGAKITNTLTDKPEASPSADASAAPDANKAPDASEAPAATEAPAAK is encoded by the coding sequence ATGGACAAAAAAGATTTCAATGAGAATGAACATCTGGACAACAATGGAGCACCGGAAGAGAACAGCACTTCCGATATGAATGAAAGAGCACCGGAGGAAACCGTATCCGGCCCTGGGTTTGAACCGGATACTGCCCAGAAAGCTGCAGAAGTGTTCGAGCAGAACGATGCACCTGACAGCGCTGCCAATGTTCCGGTAATGAATAAGGTTGGCGACGGTACCCCTCCCTCCTCCCCGGGTTCCAAAGGCGGACGGGGCTGGATGATCGCCTCGATTGTCCTGGCTGCAGCGCTTATCGTCGTACTCATCGTACAGCCTTTCCAGAAGGATGACAGCAAAGTAGCCGTTGCTTCTGTGAACGGAACCGACATTACCAAAGCACAGCTTTACGATAAACTGGTTGAAGCCGGCGGTGAAGCCACTCTCCAGAACCTGATCACCTCCACTCTCGTAGACCAGGAAGCCAAAAAAGCCAATATTACGGTGACCGATGCCGACATCCAGGCAGAACTTGAAGATCTGAAGACCCAATTCGGCGGTGAAGAAGCTCTGAACAATGCGTTGCAGCAAAGTTCGATGACGCTGGATGACCTGAAGAAGCAAATGCCGATGCAGGTTAAAATCCGTAAATTGGTTGAGCCAAAAGTAAAAGTAACAGAAGATGAAATTTCCAAGTACTACGAAGAGAACAAGGCTTCCTTCAATCAGGAAGAAGAGGTCCGCGCTTCCCATATTCTAGTAAAAACCAAAGCAGAAGCTGATGCGATTGTAAAACAATTGGCGGGTGGAGCAGATTTTGCCGCACTGGCGAAAGAGAAATCTGCAGATACCGGCTCTAAGGAAAAAGGCGGAGATCTTAATTTCTTCAAAAAAGGCGATATGGTAGCTGAATTCTCCAATGCTGCCTTCAAACTCAAGGTTGGCGAAACCAGCGGCCCTGTCAAAACGGACTATGGCTACCACGTTATCAAAGTAACCGACCGCAAAGAAGCCCACAATTATACGCTTGCCGAGAAAAAAGAAGAAATCACCAAAACACTGAAAGCAAAAAAAGTATCTGAAATGTCCTCCACTTGGCTGCAGGAGCTGAATGCCGGGGCGAAGATTACCAACACGCTGACGGATAAACCAGAAGCATCCCCTTCTGCTGATGCCAGCGCAGCACCAGATGCAAACAAAGCACCGGATGCCAGCGAAGCTCCGGCAGCTACAGAAGCTCCAGCTGCGAAATAG